A genomic window from Flavobacterium johnsoniae includes:
- a CDS encoding glycoside hydrolase family 65 protein: MNQDYIKPDNWSIIEEGFDAERVKSSESLFSIGNGAMGQRANFEETYSAETFQGSYIAGIYYPDKTKVGWWKNGYPKYFAKVLNAPNWIGIDIEINEENLDLNTCTEVRNFRRELNMKEGWYNRSCEAVLKNGTEIAVNVRRFLSLDLDEAGIIKYDITPLNKDAKIVYKPYVDAGVTNEDANWEEKFWEPLEVKKGTNEAFVTAQTFKTHFKVTTFMHNTILANGENINVSPSTIDSTTDKVQYTYGTIIAKGQTSSIQKIGGYTVSLKHENTLAGAEKVIKSAVVLGYDALLQNQIDAWAKIWEMSDITIEGDVKAQQGIRFNIFQLNQTYSGKDSRLNIGPKGFTGEKYGGSTYWDTEAYCIPFYMATKDQQVARNLLTYRYNQLDKAIENAKDNLGFKNGAALYPMVTMNGEECHNEWEITHEEIHRNGAIAFAIYNYNRYTGDYSYIPEKGLEVLIGIARFWHQRASFSKDKNQYVILGVTGPNEYENNINNNFYTNYIAKWCIDFATEQIEKVASEYPLDHKRVLEKVSLSANEIQEWKKVADDMYFPISKELGIYLQQDGFLDKDLVPVKDLDKSQRPINQKWSWDRVLRSPYIKQADVLQGFYFFEDHFSKEELKRNFEFYESFTVHESSLSPCVHSIQAAALDKMDMAYTFYLRTSRLDLDDYNKEVEEGCHITSMAGTWMSIVEGFGGMRVKNDQLHFSPKIPKEWKGYSFKINFRNQILKVAVNHNETTFTVDGDQDLTIIVNGKPEIASKFVQIN; the protein is encoded by the coding sequence ATGAACCAAGATTATATAAAACCAGACAATTGGTCTATTATTGAAGAAGGATTTGATGCCGAAAGAGTAAAATCTTCTGAAAGTCTTTTTAGTATCGGAAACGGCGCTATGGGACAGCGTGCGAATTTTGAAGAAACTTATTCTGCTGAAACTTTCCAAGGAAGTTATATTGCCGGAATTTATTACCCAGACAAAACAAAAGTGGGCTGGTGGAAAAACGGTTATCCGAAATATTTTGCCAAAGTATTAAACGCTCCAAACTGGATAGGAATTGACATTGAAATCAACGAAGAAAACCTTGATTTGAATACTTGTACCGAAGTTAGAAACTTCCGCAGAGAATTGAATATGAAAGAAGGTTGGTACAATCGTTCTTGTGAAGCAGTTCTAAAAAACGGAACCGAAATCGCGGTTAACGTTCGTCGTTTTCTTTCATTAGATTTAGACGAAGCAGGAATTATTAAATACGATATTACACCTTTAAACAAAGATGCTAAAATCGTTTACAAACCTTACGTGGACGCTGGTGTAACCAATGAAGATGCGAACTGGGAAGAAAAATTCTGGGAACCGCTTGAAGTTAAAAAAGGAACAAACGAAGCTTTTGTAACTGCACAAACGTTTAAAACGCATTTTAAAGTTACAACTTTCATGCACAATACGATTTTGGCAAACGGAGAAAACATCAACGTTTCACCGTCAACAATCGATTCAACAACAGATAAAGTTCAGTATACTTACGGAACTATTATTGCAAAAGGACAAACCTCATCAATTCAAAAAATTGGCGGATATACGGTTTCTTTAAAACACGAAAACACTTTGGCTGGAGCTGAAAAAGTAATCAAATCGGCAGTTGTTTTAGGATATGACGCTTTACTTCAAAACCAAATTGATGCTTGGGCAAAAATCTGGGAAATGTCAGATATTACCATTGAAGGCGATGTTAAGGCACAACAAGGAATTCGTTTCAATATTTTCCAATTAAACCAAACCTATTCAGGAAAAGATTCTCGTTTAAATATTGGTCCAAAAGGATTTACCGGAGAAAAATACGGCGGATCTACTTATTGGGATACTGAAGCATATTGTATTCCTTTTTACATGGCTACAAAAGATCAGCAAGTTGCAAGAAACTTATTGACCTACCGCTACAATCAATTAGATAAAGCGATTGAAAATGCGAAAGATAATTTAGGTTTCAAAAACGGTGCTGCATTGTACCCAATGGTTACGATGAACGGTGAAGAATGCCATAACGAATGGGAAATCACACACGAAGAAATCCACAGAAATGGAGCGATTGCTTTTGCGATTTACAATTATAACCGTTACACGGGAGATTACTCTTATATTCCAGAAAAAGGTTTAGAAGTTTTAATTGGAATTGCGCGTTTTTGGCACCAAAGAGCTTCATTTTCTAAAGATAAAAATCAATATGTGATTTTGGGAGTTACTGGTCCAAACGAATACGAAAATAACATCAACAATAATTTCTACACCAATTATATTGCAAAATGGTGTATCGATTTTGCGACAGAACAAATTGAAAAAGTAGCTTCAGAATATCCTTTAGATCACAAAAGAGTACTTGAAAAAGTTAGCCTTTCGGCGAATGAAATTCAGGAATGGAAAAAAGTGGCCGATGATATGTATTTCCCAATTTCAAAAGAACTTGGAATTTATTTACAGCAAGACGGTTTCTTAGACAAAGATTTAGTTCCGGTAAAAGATTTAGATAAATCACAGCGTCCGATAAACCAAAAATGGTCTTGGGATCGCGTTTTACGTTCGCCATACATCAAACAAGCAGACGTTTTACAAGGTTTTTATTTCTTCGAAGATCATTTTTCGAAAGAAGAATTGAAACGCAATTTCGAATTTTATGAATCATTTACGGTTCACGAAAGTTCGCTTTCGCCTTGTGTACACTCAATTCAGGCTGCAGCTTTAGATAAAATGGACATGGCATATACATTTTATTTAAGAACTTCTCGTTTGGATTTGGACGATTATAATAAAGAAGTAGAAGAAGGTTGTCATATCACGTCAATGGCCGGTACATGGATGAGTATCGTTGAAGGCTTTGGAGGAATGCGTGTTAAAAATGATCAGCTTCATTTCTCTCCAAAAATCCCAAAAGAATGGAAAGGTTACTCTTTTAAAATTAATTTTAGAAACCAAATTTTAAAAGTAGCTGTAAACCATAACGAAACAACATTTACTGTAGACGGCGATCAAGATTTAACAATTATCGTTAACGGAAAACCTGAAATTGCAAGTAAATTTGTACAAATAAATTAA
- the pgmB gene encoding beta-phosphoglucomutase has product MNNKKAFIFDLDGVIVDTAKYHFLAWQKIAKSLNINFTHEDNELLKGVSRVRSLDIILGLGNVEASQEDKDKWLIQKNEDYLSYLVDMDESEVLPGVLKILKLLKEKNQGIALGSASKNARPILEKTGVLSYFDVIVDGNDVTNAKPDPEVFVKAAQLLNIDPKNSIVFEDSVAGIQAANIAEMVSVGIGEETILHEADYIFKDFTQIETSFIEKLIN; this is encoded by the coding sequence ATGAATAATAAAAAAGCATTCATCTTCGATCTTGATGGAGTGATCGTTGATACCGCTAAATACCATTTTTTAGCTTGGCAGAAAATTGCCAAATCATTAAATATAAATTTTACACATGAAGACAACGAACTTTTAAAAGGCGTGAGCCGCGTTCGTTCTTTAGACATTATACTTGGATTAGGAAATGTTGAGGCTTCGCAAGAAGACAAAGACAAATGGCTGATTCAAAAAAACGAAGATTATTTGTCTTATTTAGTTGACATGGACGAAAGTGAGGTTCTTCCAGGAGTTTTAAAAATTCTAAAACTATTAAAAGAGAAAAATCAAGGAATTGCTTTAGGCTCAGCGAGCAAAAATGCAAGACCAATTTTAGAAAAAACAGGCGTTCTATCTTACTTCGATGTTATTGTTGACGGAAATGACGTTACCAATGCAAAACCAGACCCTGAAGTTTTCGTAAAAGCGGCTCAATTATTAAACATTGATCCAAAAAATTCAATCGTATTTGAAGATTCTGTTGCCGGAATTCAGGCAGCAAACATTGCAGAAATGGTAAGTGTGGGAATTGGTGAGGAAACAATTTTACATGAAGCTGATTACATTTTTAAAGATTTTACCCAAATCGAAACAAGCTTTATAGAAAAATTAATCAATTAG
- a CDS encoding MFS transporter: MEKRKLSFWEIWNMSFGFLGIQFGFALQNANTSRIFETLGAKIDEIPILWIAAPVSGLIIQPVIGYFSDRTWTRLGRRRPYFLIGAILSSMALFVMPNSPTLWIAAGTLWIMDASINVSMEPFRAFVGDNLPDHQRALGFVMQSFFIGTGAVVGSVLPYLFTNVFDVSNVAPKGIIPDAVKWSFYIGGIVFLLSVLWTVFKSTEYTPEELHAFEANSKKEKEDVSNSETESGVSTKRQLFLGLVFAGIGALISFLIFENSLAKELYILFIGLIFMGVLFVIASQLRTKKVQNGFTIIMTDLLNMPKTMQKLAWVQFFSWFALFSMWIYTTQAVTQHIFGTTDTTSKVYNDAADWVSVLFTVYNGIAAAVAFLLPIIAKKVGVRATHLLALCAGGIGLISVYFIGDKQMLILPMLGVGIAWASILSMPYAMLSGALPAAKMGYYMGVFNFFVVIPQIVAATILGFVIKQFFHNEPIYALIIGGISMIFAGLLTLRVNSKTKIEIHE; encoded by the coding sequence ATGGAAAAGCGTAAATTAAGTTTCTGGGAAATTTGGAACATGAGTTTCGGTTTCTTAGGAATACAATTTGGTTTTGCACTGCAAAACGCAAATACTTCAAGAATTTTTGAAACCCTTGGTGCTAAAATAGATGAAATCCCAATTTTGTGGATTGCTGCGCCAGTTTCAGGTTTAATTATTCAGCCCGTTATTGGTTATTTCAGCGATAGAACTTGGACTCGTTTAGGAAGACGTCGCCCCTATTTTTTAATTGGCGCTATTTTGTCATCTATGGCTTTGTTCGTAATGCCCAACTCTCCAACTTTATGGATTGCTGCGGGAACTTTATGGATAATGGATGCCTCAATCAACGTTTCTATGGAACCTTTTCGCGCTTTTGTGGGCGATAATTTACCCGACCATCAGCGTGCATTGGGCTTTGTTATGCAGAGTTTTTTCATTGGAACGGGTGCCGTTGTTGGTTCTGTTCTCCCTTATCTTTTCACAAATGTCTTTGATGTTAGCAATGTTGCCCCTAAAGGAATTATTCCAGATGCAGTAAAATGGTCTTTTTATATTGGAGGAATTGTTTTCCTTCTTTCCGTTTTATGGACCGTTTTTAAATCAACTGAATATACTCCGGAAGAACTTCATGCTTTTGAAGCTAACAGCAAAAAAGAGAAAGAAGATGTATCAAATTCTGAAACAGAATCTGGCGTTTCTACAAAAAGACAATTGTTTTTAGGATTAGTGTTTGCTGGTATTGGAGCATTAATTTCGTTTTTAATTTTCGAAAACAGCCTCGCAAAAGAACTTTACATTCTATTTATTGGTCTAATTTTCATGGGCGTTTTATTTGTAATTGCATCACAATTACGAACTAAAAAAGTCCAGAATGGTTTTACCATAATCATGACCGATTTATTGAATATGCCAAAAACAATGCAAAAATTAGCTTGGGTTCAATTTTTCTCTTGGTTTGCGCTTTTCTCAATGTGGATTTATACAACTCAAGCGGTTACACAGCATATTTTTGGCACAACAGACACGACTTCAAAAGTATATAATGATGCTGCCGACTGGGTTTCGGTATTGTTTACAGTTTACAACGGAATTGCAGCTGCAGTTGCTTTTTTACTGCCAATTATTGCAAAAAAAGTAGGTGTTAGAGCAACACATTTACTGGCATTATGTGCTGGTGGTATTGGTTTAATTTCAGTTTATTTTATTGGTGATAAACAAATGCTTATCCTTCCAATGTTGGGAGTTGGTATTGCATGGGCAAGTATTTTATCAATGCCTTACGCTATGTTGTCTGGTGCATTGCCAGCTGCAAAAATGGGTTATTATATGGGAGTTTTTAACTTTTTCGTAGTAATTCCGCAAATCGTAGCCGCTACGATATTAGGATTCGTAATCAAACAATTCTTCCATAATGAACCTATTTACGCTCTAATAATTGGAGGAATATCAATGATTTTCGCAGGATTATTGACTCTTAGAGTAAATAGTAAAACTAAAATTGAAATCCATGAATAA
- a CDS encoding LacI family DNA-binding transcriptional regulator, whose amino-acid sequence MKRKITLKQIAKELDVSISTVSKSLRNSLEIGEETREKVQAFAKFYNYKPNNIALSLKNRKTKSIGIIIPEIVHYFFSTVINGIEQVANEYGYSVVICVSDDSFDKEVLNMEMLANGSIDGFIMSLSKETQYKGDFHHITEVINQGMPVVMFDRVTNDILCDKVIIDDKAAAYEAVQSLIDNGRKKIALVTTVDYVSVGKLRTDGYEKALLDNGITFNEDLIIKIEDVDTCEITISELLHARAFDAVFAVNELFAVTIIKTASKMGLKVPEDLAVIAFTDGIISKYSTPSITTVSQSGEKMGNKAAKMLIERLEAEEDDDEEHTENYTTEVIETHLIKRESTD is encoded by the coding sequence ATGAAACGTAAAATAACTCTAAAACAGATTGCAAAGGAACTAGATGTATCTATTTCAACTGTCTCAAAATCACTTAGAAACAGCCTCGAAATTGGAGAAGAAACTAGAGAAAAAGTTCAGGCTTTTGCAAAGTTTTACAACTATAAACCTAACAACATTGCCCTTAGTCTAAAAAACCGAAAAACTAAGAGTATTGGCATCATTATACCCGAAATTGTACATTATTTTTTCTCTACCGTAATCAACGGAATTGAACAAGTTGCCAACGAATACGGCTATAGTGTTGTCATCTGTGTATCCGACGATTCTTTCGATAAAGAAGTCCTAAACATGGAGATGTTAGCCAACGGAAGTATCGATGGTTTCATCATGTCCCTTTCTAAAGAAACCCAATATAAAGGCGATTTTCACCATATTACAGAAGTAATAAATCAGGGAATGCCAGTTGTTATGTTTGACCGTGTAACAAATGATATTTTATGTGATAAAGTGATTATTGATGACAAAGCCGCTGCTTATGAAGCAGTTCAGAGTTTGATTGATAACGGAAGAAAAAAAATCGCACTCGTAACAACAGTAGATTATGTAAGTGTTGGAAAACTAAGAACCGACGGTTACGAAAAAGCACTTTTAGACAACGGAATTACTTTCAACGAGGATTTAATCATTAAAATCGAAGATGTAGACACCTGCGAAATAACAATTTCAGAACTTTTACACGCAAGAGCTTTTGATGCGGTTTTTGCTGTAAATGAGCTTTTTGCAGTAACAATTATTAAAACTGCATCGAAAATGGGATTAAAAGTTCCTGAAGATTTAGCCGTAATTGCTTTTACAGACGGAATTATTTCTAAATATTCAACACCAAGCATTACAACCGTAAGCCAAAGCGGTGAAAAAATGGGCAACAAAGCAGCTAAAATGCTTATCGAACGTCTTGAAGCCGAAGAAGATGACGATGAAGAACATACTGAAAATTATACAACAGAAGTTATCGAAACACATCTCATTAAACGAGAATCTACTGACTAA
- a CDS encoding SusC/RagA family TonB-linked outer membrane protein has protein sequence MKTIYKKLLFLFLLLPFTVLAQNTLSGTVTDLATGQPIPGVNVNVQGAPGGTSTDFDGKFQLPNLKNGDKILVSFIGYKTSTIVFNGQKTLAVSLEEDTNQLQEVVVQVGYGTVKKKDATGSVSQISAKEFNKGINVTPESLIGGRIAGVNVVGGGAPGAKADIRIRGGSSLSASNDPLIILDGLPLSNAVPSGATSILSTIDPNDIESFTVLKDASAAAIYGSRAANGVIVITTKKGTKGGVKVNFSSQVGINTIANKVDVLSADQFRAFVNEKGTDAQKALMGTASTNWQNEIFNTALTTNNNISVSGALFNKLPVRLSVGNVNNPGILRNTSFERTTTSISLNPVLFDNHLKIDISGNLSFSKNQFQDEDAVIGSAISFDPTQSPYQTGSRYGGYFEWLEPNGNIALLPAKNPVARLNQEDKRAKSTRKWGNISVDYKFHFFEDLRVVAEAGIDRFDSSGYNRQSTESILGFQPVPFTSAGYVNLGNYDTYTDDLQNKNLNTYFVYSKNLGKLKLDATAGYNYQLFQKEKYQSGALTQPVETRNEDVITDPDINLQSYFGRLNLGWDSRYLLTLNYRRDGTSRFSEENRWGNFMGGAFAWNIAEESFLKDNETLSSLKLRVGYGTTGQQDISAQYDYLRRVTLGTVSTQYVFNGVVYRTARPEGYNQNIKWEELAEMNVGFDFGFLHDRITGTINYFDKKSTDLLADVLVPDGANLRNQGFNNIGNLRTKGLEFSLQSDIIKKDDFNWNVAVNATYLDQKIESLGQTVEGFQGYEVGDNIKGGNGNKVLINTVGFAPNSFFVYEQLYDANKKPIAGAYVDRNGDGKIDANDRYRYKKPTADYTFGLFSTLNYKKFDFTMNWRASLGNYIFDNVNSNMGYSDAALRRQTDLSNVSSDYLNTGFTFEDNGTQRYLSNYYVKDASFIKLDNVTLGYTLDKSLLKDVSLRFSAGVQNVFVLTKYDGLDPEKFNGIDGNVYPRARTYLFGVNASF, from the coding sequence ATGAAAACAATTTACAAAAAGTTGTTATTTTTATTCCTTCTGCTTCCGTTTACTGTGTTAGCTCAAAACACATTAAGTGGAACAGTAACTGATCTTGCCACAGGTCAGCCAATCCCAGGAGTAAATGTAAATGTACAAGGTGCCCCAGGAGGTACATCTACTGATTTTGACGGTAAATTTCAATTGCCGAATCTTAAAAATGGAGACAAAATTTTGGTTTCATTTATTGGATACAAAACATCGACTATAGTATTTAATGGTCAAAAAACCTTAGCCGTATCTTTAGAAGAGGATACAAATCAATTACAAGAAGTAGTTGTTCAGGTAGGTTATGGTACTGTTAAGAAAAAAGATGCGACAGGATCGGTTTCTCAAATTTCTGCAAAAGAATTCAATAAAGGTATTAACGTAACTCCAGAAAGTTTAATTGGAGGTCGTATTGCTGGTGTGAATGTTGTTGGAGGAGGAGCTCCAGGAGCAAAAGCAGATATTAGAATTCGTGGAGGATCTTCATTAAGTGCATCAAATGATCCATTGATTATTTTAGACGGACTTCCTTTAAGTAATGCTGTTCCGAGTGGAGCTACAAGTATCTTGTCTACTATTGATCCTAATGATATTGAGTCTTTCACAGTATTAAAAGATGCTTCTGCAGCAGCAATTTATGGTTCTCGTGCAGCAAATGGTGTAATTGTAATTACGACTAAAAAAGGAACTAAAGGTGGTGTAAAAGTTAATTTCAGTTCTCAAGTTGGTATTAACACAATCGCTAACAAAGTTGATGTCTTAAGCGCAGATCAATTCCGTGCTTTCGTAAACGAAAAAGGAACTGACGCTCAAAAAGCATTAATGGGTACTGCAAGTACAAATTGGCAGAATGAAATTTTCAATACTGCTCTTACAACCAACAATAATATCTCTGTAAGCGGTGCTTTATTTAATAAATTACCAGTACGTTTATCTGTTGGAAATGTTAATAATCCTGGAATCTTAAGAAATACTTCTTTTGAAAGAACTACGACATCGATATCGTTAAATCCAGTTTTATTTGATAATCACTTAAAAATTGATATTAGCGGAAACTTATCTTTCAGTAAAAATCAATTTCAAGATGAAGATGCTGTTATTGGATCAGCAATCAGTTTTGATCCAACTCAATCACCTTACCAAACAGGTTCTCGTTATGGAGGTTATTTTGAATGGTTAGAGCCAAACGGAAATATAGCGCTTTTGCCTGCTAAAAACCCTGTTGCAAGATTAAACCAAGAAGATAAAAGAGCTAAATCTACTAGAAAATGGGGTAATATTAGTGTAGACTATAAATTTCACTTCTTTGAAGATTTAAGAGTTGTAGCAGAAGCTGGTATCGATAGATTTGATAGTAGTGGATACAACAGACAAAGTACAGAAAGTATTTTAGGGTTTCAACCAGTTCCTTTTACTTCAGCAGGTTATGTGAACTTAGGAAACTATGATACTTACACAGATGATCTTCAAAACAAAAACTTAAATACGTATTTTGTTTATAGCAAAAATTTAGGAAAACTTAAATTGGATGCTACTGCTGGATATAACTATCAGTTGTTCCAAAAAGAAAAATACCAATCTGGAGCACTTACACAGCCAGTTGAAACTAGAAATGAAGATGTTATCACTGATCCAGATATTAATTTACAATCTTACTTTGGTCGTTTGAACTTAGGTTGGGATAGTAGATATTTATTGACTTTAAACTACAGAAGAGACGGAACTTCTCGTTTTTCTGAAGAAAATAGATGGGGTAACTTTATGGGAGGTGCTTTTGCATGGAATATTGCTGAAGAATCTTTCTTAAAAGATAATGAAACACTTTCTAGCTTAAAATTAAGAGTTGGTTACGGTACAACTGGACAGCAAGATATTTCTGCTCAGTACGATTATTTAAGAAGAGTAACACTTGGAACAGTAAGTACTCAGTATGTATTTAATGGTGTTGTTTACAGAACTGCTAGACCAGAAGGTTACAACCAAAATATCAAATGGGAAGAATTAGCAGAGATGAACGTAGGGTTTGATTTCGGATTCTTACATGATAGAATTACAGGTACTATTAACTACTTTGATAAAAAATCAACAGACTTATTGGCTGATGTATTGGTTCCAGATGGAGCAAACTTAAGAAATCAAGGGTTTAATAATATTGGTAACTTAAGAACAAAAGGACTTGAATTCAGCCTTCAGTCAGATATCATTAAAAAAGACGATTTCAACTGGAATGTTGCTGTTAATGCTACTTACTTAGATCAAAAAATTGAAAGTTTAGGTCAGACTGTTGAAGGTTTTCAAGGTTATGAAGTAGGAGATAATATTAAAGGTGGAAATGGAAATAAAGTATTGATTAATACTGTTGGATTTGCTCCAAATTCATTCTTCGTTTATGAGCAATTATACGATGCTAACAAAAAACCAATCGCTGGTGCTTATGTAGACAGAAACGGAGATGGTAAAATTGATGCAAATGACCGTTACAGATACAAAAAACCAACGGCAGATTACACATTTGGACTTTTCTCTACTTTAAACTATAAAAAGTTTGATTTTACAATGAACTGGAGAGCAAGTTTAGGAAATTACATTTTTGATAACGTAAATTCTAACATGGGTTATTCAGATGCTGCTTTAAGAAGACAGACAGATTTATCTAACGTAAGTTCGGATTATTTAAATACTGGATTTACTTTCGAAGATAATGGAACACAACGTTATTTATCTAATTATTATGTAAAAGATGCTTCTTTCATCAAATTAGATAACGTAACTCTTGGATATACTTTAGATAAATCTTTATTAAAAGATGTTTCTTTAAGATTTTCTGCAGGTGTTCAAAACGTTTTTGTACTTACAAAATATGATGGGTTAGATCCGGAGAAATTCAACGGAATTGATGGTAATGTTTACCCAAGAGCAAGAACTTACTTGTTTGGAGTAAATGCAAGTTTCTAA
- a CDS encoding RagB/SusD family nutrient uptake outer membrane protein, translating into MKISFKYISYFFLFILGISMTFTSCTDDLNVTPKDDDEFLSETFFQDPASYKQVLAKLYAGLYVGGNDGDGQADIAGLSGDFSSYLRLLFVTQELPTDEAVIAWADGTLPTLNTQTWSPVNEFLYGTYSRAFYHISLANEFLRQTTDEKLTARGVDANLKTEIATFRAEARFLRAFSYTNLMDLFGNVPITTEADPVGFFYPVQKSRAEVFAFVESELKDLDSSLPNARTNEYGRIDKVAAKFLLAQIYLNSKVYTGTDRNNETATLCSEIINSGYTFANVPYRYLFSADNDKNGAQTEFIFPIISDGVAIRATGGGMSFILHAGIGGSMDAASRGMDGGWQGTRTRKEFVALFPDATATGDKRGTFYTDGQALDITNISTFTDGYAVTKYINKKADGSAAQRTDIPDTDFPMFRVSDAYLMYAEATLRGASTGNIGTALGYVNQIRTRAGAQNISTAQLTLDFILDERGRELFWECHRRTDLIRFGKFSGGSKLWQWKGGVMNGTSTESYRDLMPIPSKTIQANPTLKQNPGY; encoded by the coding sequence ATGAAAATATCATTTAAATATATATCTTATTTCTTCCTATTTATTTTAGGAATAAGTATGACGTTTACTTCGTGTACTGACGATCTAAACGTGACTCCAAAAGATGACGATGAATTTTTATCGGAAACTTTTTTCCAAGATCCAGCGTCTTACAAACAAGTTTTGGCAAAATTATATGCTGGGCTTTATGTAGGAGGTAATGACGGTGATGGACAAGCGGATATTGCTGGTTTGAGTGGAGATTTTAGCAGTTACTTGCGTTTGCTTTTTGTAACTCAAGAATTGCCTACAGATGAGGCAGTTATTGCTTGGGCAGATGGTACTTTGCCAACATTAAATACTCAAACGTGGTCTCCTGTAAATGAGTTTTTATACGGAACTTATTCTAGAGCATTTTACCATATTAGTTTGGCAAATGAGTTTTTAAGACAAACTACAGATGAGAAATTAACAGCAAGAGGTGTTGATGCAAATCTAAAAACTGAAATCGCAACTTTTAGAGCAGAAGCACGTTTCTTAAGAGCTTTCTCTTACACGAATTTAATGGACTTATTTGGTAATGTGCCAATTACAACAGAAGCTGATCCAGTTGGTTTCTTTTATCCAGTACAAAAATCAAGAGCAGAAGTTTTTGCTTTTGTAGAATCTGAATTGAAAGACTTAGATAGCAGTCTTCCAAATGCAAGAACAAATGAATATGGTAGAATTGATAAAGTTGCAGCTAAATTTTTATTAGCACAAATTTATTTAAATTCTAAAGTTTATACAGGTACAGATAGAAATAACGAAACTGCTACTTTATGTTCTGAAATTATTAACTCTGGATATACATTTGCAAATGTTCCTTATCGTTATTTGTTTTCTGCAGATAATGATAAAAATGGAGCGCAAACAGAATTTATTTTCCCAATTATAAGTGATGGTGTTGCTATTAGAGCAACTGGTGGAGGAATGAGTTTTATTCTACACGCTGGTATTGGAGGAAGTATGGATGCTGCTTCTAGAGGTATGGATGGAGGATGGCAGGGAACTAGAACTCGTAAAGAGTTTGTAGCACTTTTCCCTGATGCAACTGCTACTGGAGATAAAAGAGGAACATTCTATACAGATGGACAAGCTTTAGATATTACTAATATATCAACATTTACAGATGGTTATGCTGTAACGAAATATATTAATAAAAAAGCAGATGGTTCAGCAGCTCAAAGAACAGATATTCCAGACACGGATTTTCCAATGTTTAGAGTTTCAGATGCTTATTTAATGTATGCGGAAGCAACTTTAAGAGGAGCTTCAACAGGAAATATTGGTACAGCATTGGGTTACGTAAATCAAATTAGAACAAGAGCTGGTGCACAGAATATTTCTACAGCACAATTGACACTTGATTTTATTTTGGATGAAAGAGGAAGAGAATTATTTTGGGAATGCCACAGAAGAACAGATTTGATTCGTTTTGGAAAATTCTCAGGAGGATCTAAACTCTGGCAATGGAAAGGCGGAGTAATGAATGGTACTTCTACAGAATCTTACAGAGATTTAATGCCAATTCCGTCTAAAACAATTCAGGCTAATCCAACTTTGAAACAAAATCCAGGATACTAA